The DNA window GCTTTCGCTCGATCTGCTTCCGCGACGGTAACGAGGTTGAACTGGGCAGCCGCAACGAGCGGCCGTTGACGCGGTACTTCCCCGAACTGGTCGCCGCCGTCACCGCTGAACTGCCCGAACGCTGCGTGATCGACGGCGAGATCGTCATCGCCACCGACCACGGACTGGACTTCGAGGCGTTGCAACAACGCATTCACCCCGCCGACTCGCGAGTACGAATGCTCGCCAAACAAACCCCCGCGTCGTTCATAGCGTTCGATCTTCTCGCGTTGGGCGACGAGGACTACACCCGACGGCCGTTCACCGAGCGCCGCGCCGCACTCGTTGCGGCGTTGGCCGACTCCGGTTTCTCTGTCCACGTCACACCAGCGACCACCGACCTCGCGACCGCCCGGCGATGGTTCGACGACTTGGAGGGGGCCGGCCTCGACGGAGTGGTCGCCAAACCGTTGACGGTCACCTACCAGCCTGACAAGCGGGTCATGTTCAAAGTCAAACATCAGCGGACCGCCGACTGCATTGTTGCCGGTTACCGAGTGCACAAGTCCAGCAAGGACGCGATCGGCTCGCTGCTGCTCGGGCTCTACACCGACGACGGCACCCTTGCCTCGGTGGGCGTCATTGGCGCGTTCCCGATGGCCAAGCGGCGGCAGCTATTCACCGAGTTACAGCCTCTCGTCACGAGCTTCGAAGACCACCCCTGGAATTGGGAAGCTCATGAAGCCGGTGACCGCACACCCCGCAAGAATGCAGGGTCCAGATGGAACGCCGGCAAAGACCTCTCCTTCATGCCGCTACGGCCGGAGCGAGTGGTTGAGGTCCGTTACGACCACATGGAAGGCGACCGGTTTCGGCACACCGCGCAATTCAATCGCTGGCGGCCCGACCGTGACCCACGAACGTGCACCTACGCGCAACTCGAACAGCCGCTCAGCTACAGCCTCAACGACATCATCTCCGGCCTGTGAGAAACTCCCGGTGAGCACGCGGAGGGAGTCTCGTGCGGATCCCGACATCGGCGTGGCTGACCGCGGGATTGCATAGAGGCGAGCCGCTCAGCATACCCTCAGATGTCGATTTCGCATGTCACGCGGATGGGTGGACGCTCGCCCGTTCGGCTCGACAAGGGTGCCGCCCATGGAGTCGCGGCTCCTCTGCTTACTATGTGGTGATCGGTTACTTCGCAACATATTTCGATGCGATGCCAGATCTGCCCAATCCTGTGATCTAGGTCGATATAGTCGGTTCATGAAGAGGGGCGTTGCGAGGATCGATAAGCGTCGGGGACTGCACCGCTCGGCATCGCTGGATTGGTCGAGAATGTCGGGCGGGGGTGGAGATTGACGTTGTTTCGTCCGAATGTCGTCGTTTCCGCCTCGCACCGCCGGCCAAGCGGCGATCGACCGTAACTTGCTGCGTTGCCGAACAGCAGCACCGAAATGGGGCCAAGGTCCAGCAGGAATATCTGGTATGGATCCCGGCACGTCGCTACGACACCCCCGCGGGTACGGCGACATCATCACCTTCATGGCCAGCGATGGCGGGCCCAATTATCGACGGCACGATTCTGCGGATCGACGGCGGGACGATCGACATCGTGTCGTCAATGCTGCTCATGGCTTCGCCCTCGTGCGTTGAGCGGCCGTAACCAGTGCCGCCGTGTACGGGTGCTGCGGCGCATCGAACACCTCGGTGGTGCGGCCGTACTCGACGACCCGACCCCGCCGCATGACTGCCACCCGTTCACAACCGTGCCCCACCAGGGCGAGGTCGTGGGTGATGTGCAGGACCGCAACACCTTTGGTGGCCGCCAGTTCGCTCATCAGATCGACCATGTCGCGGCGCAGCGTCGCATCGAGCATCCGGGTGGGCTCGTCGGCAAGCACCAACCGAGGCTCGGTCACCAGCGCTCTGGCGAATGCCACCCGCTGCCGTTCGCCGCCGGAGAGCTGATGCGGGTATCGGGTGAGGTGGCGGGGTTTCAGGTGGACGGCGGTCAGCGCATCGGCGGCTCGCGCCCGGCGTTCTTTCCGGTCGCCGATGCGGTGAATGACCAACGGTTCGGCGACGATGTCGAGGACTCGCAGGGCCGGGGGCAGGGCGGCGTAGGGGTCCTGGAACACCAGGTGCAACCGCCGTCGCTGTCGTCGCGCGGCCCGTCGGCGCAGTCCTACGAGGTCGATCCCGTCCAACCGGATGGCCCCCGAGTCGGGCGTGACGAGTCCGGCGACGGCCTGTGCGACGGTTGACTTCCCGACACCGGAGCCGCCGACCAGGCCGACAGTTTCCCCGGCCGCGATCTCGATATCGAACCCGTCGACAGCCCGTACCGAGCCGAAGCTCACGACGAGCCCCTCGATGTCGAGCGCGGGGGACTGCTCGCTCATCACGGTGGTGGTCCCGCGGTCGTCAGACGCGGTACCGCATCGACCAGGCTGCGGGTGAAGGGGTGCGTGGGCGCGGTGAGCACCCGTTCGGTCGGGCCGATCTCGACGATCCGACCGGCCTGCATCACCGCGATCCGATCGGCGACCCGCCCCACCACGTTCAGATCGTGCGACACGATCAGCAGTGCCAGATTGAGCCGGCGGCGCAGTTCATCGAGCAGGTCGAGCACCCCGCCCTGAACGACACCGTCGAGCCCACTGGTCGGTTCGTCGGCGACCACCACTGCGGGGTCATTGATCAGTGCCATCGCAATGACGACGCGTTGGCACATGCCCCCGGAGAACTGGTGCGGATAGTTCCCGCCGCGCGCCGGGTCGAGTCCGACCAGGCTCAGCAGCTCGTCGGCGCGCGCCCGCGCCGCGGCCCGCGTGGTCGATCGGTGCGCGCGAACCGCTTCGGTGAGCTGGGAGCGGATGGTGCGCACCGGGTTCAGCGCACTGATCGCGTCCTGCGGGACCAACGCGATCCGGTCGCCGCGCAATGCCCGCAGCTCCTCGGCCGTGAGCGTTGCCAGGTCTCGCCCCTGCACCGAGACGGTGCCGTCGGTCACCGTCGCCGCCGGGGGCAGGAGCGCGAGGGCGGCCGCGGTGACCGTGGATTTGCCGCTACCGGATTCCCCGACCACGCCGACCAGCTCGCCCGCCTCGACGGCGAGACTCAGACCGTCCACGGCGGTGATGACGCCACGGTCGGACTGATACGTGACGGCCAGATTCTCGATCGCCAGTGGCGGCGCATCCACGTCGACCGGGCCGGCGGCGCGGGTAGGCGCGGAGCGAGACGGCAGGCCGTCGCGCAGCGATGGCCGCGCGCGTTCTTCGAAGGCGTAGCCGAGCAGTGCGAAAGCCAGCACCGTGACCGCGATCGCGAGGCCCGGTGGGACCACCCACCACAGCCAGGCGTCGGTGAGGAAGGCGCTGCGCGCGTGGGCATTCGAGAGGGTGGTGCCCCAGCTCTTGGCGGTGATGTCACCGAGCCCGAGAAACGCGAGGGACGCCTCCAGCAGGATTGCGGACTTGGTGGCGAGGACGAATTGCGGCACCAGCAGCGGGGCGACCGCGGGCAGGATGTGTCGAGGGAGGACGTAGCCCGCTCCGGCACCCATCGCGCGCAGCGCCTGGATGTGGTCACGTTCGCGCAGGGACAGCACCTGCGCCCGCAGCTCGCGCGCGATACCGGCCCAGATCACCGCGCTGATGACGATGACCTGGGTGATCAGGCCCGGCCCGGCGAACACGCCGATGACGATGGTCAGCGGCAGCACCGGCAACGCCAAGATGACGTCGACGAACCGCATCAACGCGGTGTCCACCCAGCCCCGGGCATAACCCGCGAGCAGCCCGACGCTCGCCCCGATGACCGTCGCCGCCACCGCCGCGATGATTCCGATCAGCAGTGAGATCCGCGCACCGTAGATCAGCTCGGACAGCAGATCGTGCCCCACGTCGTTGGCGCCCAGCCAATGAGCGGCCGACGGAGCCGAGAACGGCCGCCCGACCCGATCGCCCGGCGCGTAGGGCGCCAGCAGCGGTGCCGCCAGGGCGACGAACACGAGCATCCCGAGCAGGGTGAGGCCGACCATCGCGAGTAACCGCGAGCGGGTTCTCATGCCGGCACCGTGGTGCCCGACGCCGTCTCGGCAGGCTCGCGCCGTCGGGTGCGCACTCGTGGATCGAGAAGGGGGTAGGTGAGGTCTGCCAACAGATTTGCCGCCACGATCCCGAGCGTGATCACCAGGAAACCGCCCTGGAGCAGGGGATAGTCCCGCGCCATGACCGCATTGAACATCAATCGGCCGATCCCGGGATAGGCAAAGACTGTTTCGACGACGACGGCGCCGGACAACAGCGTCCCGACGGCGAGCGTCACGTTGGTGTACACCGGCAGCAGCGCGTTGCGCAGGGTGTGGGTGAGCACGATCCGTCGTTCGGAGAGGCCCTTGGCCCGCGCGAGCCGGACGAACGGCTCGTCCAGGACGGTGGTCATCGCGGCCCTGGCCAGGAGAAAAAACCCGCCGAGCGTCGCAAGCACCATAGTGGCCACCGGCAGCACCATCCGCGCGGCGACGTCGGCGAGCCACCCGAGGCCCTCGCCGCCGATCGCCGCAGCACCGT is part of the Mycolicibacterium tusciae JS617 genome and encodes:
- a CDS encoding ATP-dependent DNA ligase, translating into MKLPVMPPVSPMLAKSVPTIPADASYEPKWDGFRSICFRDGNEVELGSRNERPLTRYFPELVAAVTAELPERCVIDGEIVIATDHGLDFEALQQRIHPADSRVRMLAKQTPASFIAFDLLALGDEDYTRRPFTERRAALVAALADSGFSVHVTPATTDLATARRWFDDLEGAGLDGVVAKPLTVTYQPDKRVMFKVKHQRTADCIVAGYRVHKSSKDAIGSLLLGLYTDDGTLASVGVIGAFPMAKRRQLFTELQPLVTSFEDHPWNWEAHEAGDRTPRKNAGSRWNAGKDLSFMPLRPERVVEVRYDHMEGDRFRHTAQFNRWRPDRDPRTCTYAQLEQPLSYSLNDIISGL
- a CDS encoding ABC transporter ATP-binding protein — its product is MSEQSPALDIEGLVVSFGSVRAVDGFDIEIAAGETVGLVGGSGVGKSTVAQAVAGLVTPDSGAIRLDGIDLVGLRRRAARRQRRRLHLVFQDPYAALPPALRVLDIVAEPLVIHRIGDRKERRARAADALTAVHLKPRHLTRYPHQLSGGERQRVAFARALVTEPRLVLADEPTRMLDATLRRDMVDLMSELAATKGVAVLHITHDLALVGHGCERVAVMRRGRVVEYGRTTEVFDAPQHPYTAALVTAAQRTRAKP
- a CDS encoding dipeptide/oligopeptide/nickel ABC transporter permease/ATP-binding protein; translated protein: MRTRSRLLAMVGLTLLGMLVFVALAAPLLAPYAPGDRVGRPFSAPSAAHWLGANDVGHDLLSELIYGARISLLIGIIAAVAATVIGASVGLLAGYARGWVDTALMRFVDVILALPVLPLTIVIGVFAGPGLITQVIVISAVIWAGIARELRAQVLSLRERDHIQALRAMGAGAGYVLPRHILPAVAPLLVPQFVLATKSAILLEASLAFLGLGDITAKSWGTTLSNAHARSAFLTDAWLWWVVPPGLAIAVTVLAFALLGYAFEERARPSLRDGLPSRSAPTRAAGPVDVDAPPLAIENLAVTYQSDRGVITAVDGLSLAVEAGELVGVVGESGSGKSTVTAAALALLPPAATVTDGTVSVQGRDLATLTAEELRALRGDRIALVPQDAISALNPVRTIRSQLTEAVRAHRSTTRAAARARADELLSLVGLDPARGGNYPHQFSGGMCQRVVIAMALINDPAVVVADEPTSGLDGVVQGGVLDLLDELRRRLNLALLIVSHDLNVVGRVADRIAVMQAGRIVEIGPTERVLTAPTHPFTRSLVDAVPRLTTAGPPP
- a CDS encoding ABC transporter permease gives rise to the protein MKSGRLLARVGQYALVLWAAATLNFALPHLSRGDPVVYLYGEGGDLAPELLERLRAGYGLDRPVLEQYGAFWAGLARGDLGTSVEFNRPVVDVLLDYLPWTVALAAVSILLAFVIGTLLGAWAAWRRGTRRDAGSVIGVLLLDAMPGFWIGMILVAVFAVQLGIFPSYGAAAIGGEGLGWLADVAARMVLPVATMVLATLGGFFLLARAAMTTVLDEPFVRLARAKGLSERRIVLTHTLRNALLPVYTNVTLAVGTLLSGAVVVETVFAYPGIGRLMFNAVMARDYPLLQGGFLVITLGIVAANLLADLTYPLLDPRVRTRRREPAETASGTTVPA